A genomic window from Pecten maximus chromosome 4, xPecMax1.1, whole genome shotgun sequence includes:
- the LOC117326282 gene encoding uncharacterized protein LOC117326282 isoform X4: MKKKKRRNAGRRNSRAMDCTTPDGLDFPDDAIDKVARANSVRLESNGILPEVRASPCPMHSKYDKKTDLMYMSNHHGGSAPQYVKKNGKVRRMVSNSSLDNDFSANKETKEDLAVVGRMPSKTSLPGNMPSKEFVMTWLMYGSEPGSGNHFPELVKSDSSAKKSRGKPALRKGSTKDLTFGE, encoded by the exons ATGAAAAAGAAGAAACGACGAAACGCTGGACGACGAAATTCCAG GGCGATGGATTGTACCACGCCGGACGGTCTTGACTTCCCGGACGACGCCATAGACAAGGTTGCTAGGGCCAACTCCGTCAGGCTAGAATCAAATGGCATTCTACCGGAAGTGCGCGCTTCGCCGTGCCCTATGCATAGTAAATACGATAAGAAAACTGATCTTATGTACATGTCGAATCACCATGGAGGTTCAGCTCCTCAATATGTGAAAAAGAACGGGAAAGTGCGCAGAATGGTTTCCAACTCATCACTAGACAATGATTTCAGTGCTAACAAAGAAACGAAAGAGGACTTGGCAGTAGTTGGCAGAATGCCAAGTAAAACTTCACTTCCTGGAAATATGCCTTCCAAAGAATTTGTGATGACATGGCTTATGTATGGGTCGGAACCCGGAAGTGGAAATCATTTTCCCGAACTTGTTAAAAGTGACAGTTCCGCAAAGAAATCTCGAGGCAAACCCGCTCTCAGAAAGGGATCGACAAAGGACCTTACTTTTGGCGAATGA
- the LOC117326282 gene encoding uncharacterized protein LOC117326282 isoform X2, with product MASIYRRRTSSGFCLLSARLAVVDKDSSSKRAMDCTTPDGLDFPDDAIDKVARANSVRLESNGILPEVRASPCPMHSKYDKKTDLMYMSNHHGGSAPQYVKKNGKVRRMVSNSSLDNDFSANKETKEDLAVVGRMPSKTSLPGNMPSKEFVMTWLMYGSEPGSGNHFPELVKSDSSAKKSRGKPALRKGSTKDLTFGE from the exons ATGGCGTCTATATACAGGAGGCGTACCAGTAGCGGCTTCTGTCTGTTGTCCGCGAGGCTGGCAGTTGTAGACAAAGATTCGTCCTCCAAAAG GGCGATGGATTGTACCACGCCGGACGGTCTTGACTTCCCGGACGACGCCATAGACAAGGTTGCTAGGGCCAACTCCGTCAGGCTAGAATCAAATGGCATTCTACCGGAAGTGCGCGCTTCGCCGTGCCCTATGCATAGTAAATACGATAAGAAAACTGATCTTATGTACATGTCGAATCACCATGGAGGTTCAGCTCCTCAATATGTGAAAAAGAACGGGAAAGTGCGCAGAATGGTTTCCAACTCATCACTAGACAATGATTTCAGTGCTAACAAAGAAACGAAAGAGGACTTGGCAGTAGTTGGCAGAATGCCAAGTAAAACTTCACTTCCTGGAAATATGCCTTCCAAAGAATTTGTGATGACATGGCTTATGTATGGGTCGGAACCCGGAAGTGGAAATCATTTTCCCGAACTTGTTAAAAGTGACAGTTCCGCAAAGAAATCTCGAGGCAAACCCGCTCTCAGAAAGGGATCGACAAAGGACCTTACTTTTGGCGAATGA
- the LOC117326282 gene encoding uncharacterized protein LOC117326282 isoform X3: MSKYGPYRAKPFILPKPRVSRRNGAMDCTTPDGLDFPDDAIDKVARANSVRLESNGILPEVRASPCPMHSKYDKKTDLMYMSNHHGGSAPQYVKKNGKVRRMVSNSSLDNDFSANKETKEDLAVVGRMPSKTSLPGNMPSKEFVMTWLMYGSEPGSGNHFPELVKSDSSAKKSRGKPALRKGSTKDLTFGE, from the exons ATGTCAAAATACGGACCATACAGAGCTAAACCATTCATCTTACCGAAGCCAAGAGTTTCCCGCAGAAACGG GGCGATGGATTGTACCACGCCGGACGGTCTTGACTTCCCGGACGACGCCATAGACAAGGTTGCTAGGGCCAACTCCGTCAGGCTAGAATCAAATGGCATTCTACCGGAAGTGCGCGCTTCGCCGTGCCCTATGCATAGTAAATACGATAAGAAAACTGATCTTATGTACATGTCGAATCACCATGGAGGTTCAGCTCCTCAATATGTGAAAAAGAACGGGAAAGTGCGCAGAATGGTTTCCAACTCATCACTAGACAATGATTTCAGTGCTAACAAAGAAACGAAAGAGGACTTGGCAGTAGTTGGCAGAATGCCAAGTAAAACTTCACTTCCTGGAAATATGCCTTCCAAAGAATTTGTGATGACATGGCTTATGTATGGGTCGGAACCCGGAAGTGGAAATCATTTTCCCGAACTTGTTAAAAGTGACAGTTCCGCAAAGAAATCTCGAGGCAAACCCGCTCTCAGAAAGGGATCGACAAAGGACCTTACTTTTGGCGAATGA
- the LOC117326282 gene encoding uncharacterized protein LOC117326282 isoform X1 codes for MDRLPSLHTRGVVRRSVEKEHVFISPTLLNELTEENMFGVQCLDIKFSPRRYRRTGGYLPKIIRKKVTPFALFERAMDCTTPDGLDFPDDAIDKVARANSVRLESNGILPEVRASPCPMHSKYDKKTDLMYMSNHHGGSAPQYVKKNGKVRRMVSNSSLDNDFSANKETKEDLAVVGRMPSKTSLPGNMPSKEFVMTWLMYGSEPGSGNHFPELVKSDSSAKKSRGKPALRKGSTKDLTFGE; via the exons ATGGATCGGCTTCCTTCATTGCATACTAGGGGCGTCGTTAGGCGATCTGTGGAGAAGGAACATGTTTTTATCAGTCCAACCTTGCTGAATGAGCTGACAGAGGAGAACATGTTTGGGGTACAGTGTCTGGATATCAAGTTCTCTCCTCGAAGGTACAGACGGACTGGCGGGTACCTCCCCAAGATTATCCGGAAAAAGGTCACCCCGTTCGCCTTGTTCGAAAG GGCGATGGATTGTACCACGCCGGACGGTCTTGACTTCCCGGACGACGCCATAGACAAGGTTGCTAGGGCCAACTCCGTCAGGCTAGAATCAAATGGCATTCTACCGGAAGTGCGCGCTTCGCCGTGCCCTATGCATAGTAAATACGATAAGAAAACTGATCTTATGTACATGTCGAATCACCATGGAGGTTCAGCTCCTCAATATGTGAAAAAGAACGGGAAAGTGCGCAGAATGGTTTCCAACTCATCACTAGACAATGATTTCAGTGCTAACAAAGAAACGAAAGAGGACTTGGCAGTAGTTGGCAGAATGCCAAGTAAAACTTCACTTCCTGGAAATATGCCTTCCAAAGAATTTGTGATGACATGGCTTATGTATGGGTCGGAACCCGGAAGTGGAAATCATTTTCCCGAACTTGTTAAAAGTGACAGTTCCGCAAAGAAATCTCGAGGCAAACCCGCTCTCAGAAAGGGATCGACAAAGGACCTTACTTTTGGCGAATGA